In one Hymenobacter sp. DG25B genomic region, the following are encoded:
- a CDS encoding M14 family metallopeptidase — translation MFLLLTITALLGTATAAPAPDWRTPFEKGNGNTTTTYQECIDYYKRLDAAYPEITMREAGTTDVGRPLHEVVISLDGDANPTSVHQKNRRVILIQNGIHPGEPEGIDASMMLARDYVQKKELRRQLENVTLVIIPVYNVDGMLNRGPSSRANQNGPQEYGFRGNARNLDLNRDYIKQDSRNARSFAQLYQRWLPDVFVDTHTSNGADYQYTMTLIATQKDKLHPALSAYMEKQLLPALYGDMNKRKWPLTPYVDFEGRTPDARGLVGFLETPRYSTGYTTLFNTIGFVTETHMWKAFAPRVRVTYDFLDVLVRTVHRDAATIQQARQAAAQQTAAQTIFPLAWKLDTTQATTFEFRGYEGKTKTSQVSNLPRLYYDRKAPYKRPIPYYNTFRPTVTVTRPQAYVIPQAWGEVLDRLRLSQVRLQRLTRDTTLTGEVYSIADYKTAPRPYEGHYIHSQVQVKAQQQALAFHAGDYVAWLDQPAARYLVETLEPHATDSFFAWGFFDSILQQKEYFSDYVFEDLAAEMLAKNPALKAQLEAKRQTDPAFAKSAAVQLDFIYRQSPYYEPSHLRYPIMRWQGTALKGILKEE, via the coding sequence ATGTTTCTGCTGCTTACCATCACCGCCCTGCTGGGCACCGCAACCGCTGCCCCGGCGCCCGATTGGCGTACGCCCTTCGAGAAAGGCAACGGCAACACCACCACCACTTACCAGGAGTGCATCGATTATTATAAACGCTTGGATGCTGCCTACCCGGAAATTACCATGCGTGAAGCCGGTACTACTGATGTGGGCCGCCCGCTGCACGAGGTAGTAATTTCCCTGGATGGCGACGCCAACCCCACATCCGTGCACCAGAAAAACCGGCGGGTCATTCTTATCCAAAACGGCATTCACCCCGGCGAGCCGGAAGGAATTGATGCCTCCATGATGCTGGCGCGCGACTACGTGCAGAAAAAGGAGCTGCGCCGCCAGCTGGAAAATGTTACGCTGGTCATTATTCCGGTTTATAATGTGGATGGCATGCTGAACCGCGGCCCTTCTTCCCGCGCCAACCAGAACGGGCCGCAGGAGTATGGCTTTCGCGGCAACGCCCGCAACCTCGACCTGAACCGGGACTACATCAAGCAGGACTCGCGCAATGCCCGCTCCTTTGCCCAACTGTACCAGCGCTGGCTCCCCGATGTATTTGTAGATACGCACACCTCTAACGGTGCCGACTACCAGTACACCATGACGCTCATTGCCACCCAAAAAGACAAGCTGCACCCGGCCCTGAGCGCCTACATGGAAAAACAGCTTCTGCCGGCCCTTTACGGGGATATGAACAAGCGCAAGTGGCCCCTCACACCCTACGTAGACTTTGAAGGCCGTACGCCCGACGCCCGCGGGCTGGTGGGTTTTCTGGAAACGCCCCGCTATTCTACCGGTTACACCACCTTGTTCAACACCATTGGGTTTGTGACGGAAACGCACATGTGGAAGGCCTTTGCGCCCCGCGTGCGCGTCACTTATGATTTCCTGGATGTGCTGGTGCGCACCGTGCACCGCGACGCCGCCACCATTCAGCAGGCCCGCCAGGCTGCTGCCCAGCAAACCGCCGCGCAAACCATCTTCCCGCTGGCCTGGAAGCTGGATACCACCCAGGCCACCACGTTTGAGTTCCGGGGCTACGAAGGTAAAACCAAAACCAGCCAGGTCAGCAACCTGCCCCGCCTCTATTATGACCGCAAAGCCCCGTACAAGCGCCCTATTCCCTACTACAACACCTTCCGGCCTACTGTAACGGTAACCCGCCCGCAGGCTTATGTAATTCCGCAAGCCTGGGGCGAAGTGCTGGACCGCCTGCGCCTGAGCCAGGTGCGCCTGCAGCGTCTCACGCGCGACACCACCCTGACGGGCGAAGTGTATTCCATTGCGGACTACAAAACGGCGCCGCGCCCCTACGAAGGCCATTATATCCACTCCCAGGTGCAGGTAAAAGCGCAGCAGCAGGCCCTGGCCTTCCACGCCGGCGACTATGTAGCCTGGCTCGATCAGCCCGCTGCCCGCTATCTGGTTGAAACGTTGGAGCCGCATGCCACCGATTCGTTTTTTGCCTGGGGCTTCTTCGACAGCATCCTGCAGCAGAAAGAGTATTTCTCTGACTATGTTTTTGAAGACCTGGCCGCGGAAATGCTGGCCAAAAACCCCGCTCTCAAAGCGCAGCTGGAAGCCAAGCGCCAGACTGACCCGGCTTTCGCCAAAAGCGCAGCCGTCCAGCTGGACTTTATCTACCGGCAGTCGCCCTACTACGAGCCCTCGCACCTGCGCTACCCCATAATGCGCTGGCAGGGCACTGCGTTAAAGGGCATACTGAAGGAGGAATAA
- a CDS encoding DoxX family protein, with product MAIAAMKALQNFYRFHDFGLLLLRVGIGVMFTVHGYPKLIGGPETWEQVGGAMGLVGIHFAPAFWGFLAAVAEAVGGQLLALGLFFRVACVFLLGTMIMAVITHLGQGQGFNDYSHALEAAFLFAGLLFVGPGRYSVDQVLFPPPRLRY from the coding sequence TTGGCCATTGCTGCTATGAAAGCCTTGCAGAACTTTTACCGTTTTCACGACTTCGGCCTGTTGCTGCTACGCGTAGGGATTGGGGTGATGTTTACGGTGCATGGGTATCCCAAACTCATTGGCGGCCCCGAAACCTGGGAACAAGTGGGGGGCGCTATGGGCTTGGTGGGCATTCATTTTGCCCCCGCCTTCTGGGGCTTTCTGGCCGCGGTGGCCGAGGCGGTGGGCGGGCAGCTGCTGGCGCTGGGCTTGTTTTTTCGGGTGGCCTGCGTGTTTTTGCTGGGCACCATGATTATGGCAGTCATTACCCACTTAGGGCAGGGCCAGGGCTTTAATGATTACTCCCACGCGCTGGAAGCGGCTTTCCTGTTTGCCGGCTTGCTCTTCGTGGGCCCAGGCCGGTATAGTGTGGATCAGGTGCTGTTCCCCCCGCCCCGCCTGCGCTACTAA
- the surE gene encoding 5'/3'-nucleotidase SurE, with protein sequence MTAHTRKPLILISNDDGITAPGIATLVRVMRRIGEVVVVAPDSPQSGMGHAITIGNPLRLDASTIFEDEGVEAYECSGTPADCVKLAKHHVLKDRQADLVVSGINHGSNSSVNVLYSGTMSAAIEAAIEGLPAIGFSLCDYGHDADFTHAEPWIEHIARQALKNGIPVGTALNVNIPKKSEEALAGIRLCRQARAKWQEKFDLRHDPYKRPYYWLIGSFVNLDQGEDTDEWALANNYISVVACQYDLTALHGLTEMNASWDLTPDHATLAKRHA encoded by the coding sequence ATGACTGCACATACCCGCAAACCGCTGATTCTGATATCCAACGACGACGGCATTACGGCTCCCGGCATTGCCACCCTGGTGCGGGTAATGCGCCGCATTGGGGAGGTAGTTGTTGTTGCTCCTGATTCGCCCCAGTCGGGCATGGGCCACGCCATTACCATTGGCAACCCGCTGCGCCTGGATGCCAGCACCATTTTCGAAGATGAAGGCGTGGAAGCCTACGAGTGCAGCGGCACCCCCGCCGACTGCGTGAAGCTGGCCAAGCACCACGTATTGAAGGACCGCCAAGCCGATTTGGTGGTATCCGGCATCAACCATGGCTCCAACTCCTCCGTGAACGTGCTGTATTCCGGTACTATGTCGGCGGCTATTGAGGCGGCCATTGAAGGGCTGCCAGCTATTGGCTTTTCCCTCTGCGACTACGGCCACGATGCCGACTTTACCCACGCCGAGCCTTGGATTGAGCACATTGCCCGCCAGGCCCTCAAAAACGGTATTCCGGTAGGCACGGCCCTCAACGTAAACATTCCCAAAAAGTCGGAAGAGGCGCTGGCCGGCATCCGGCTTTGCCGCCAGGCCCGCGCCAAGTGGCAGGAAAAATTCGACCTACGCCACGACCCCTACAAGCGCCCCTATTACTGGCTGATTGGCTCCTTCGTGAATCTGGACCAGGGCGAGGACACCGATGAGTGGGCCCTGGCTAACAACTACATTTCCGTAGTAGCCTGCCAGTATGATCTGACGGCCCTGCATGGCCTCACGGAAATGAATGCCAGCTGGGACTTAACGCCTGATCATGCTACACTGGCCAAGCGCCACGCGTAG
- a CDS encoding histidine phosphatase family protein — MLVVLLTSACTSKLAPTTVYIVRHAEKDLTPGLADPPLTPQGEQRALALRDSLLNRNVAAIFTTNTTRTRATAAPLAAARNLTPEVYDAKKLSALAARIRKDFAGRTVLVVGHSNTMLETVEALGAERPVPAVGDLQYDYLLEVQVPQQEKDRPSAIARRFGAIR, encoded by the coding sequence ATGTTGGTCGTTTTGCTGACCAGCGCCTGTACTTCCAAGCTGGCACCCACAACAGTATACATTGTGCGGCACGCAGAAAAAGACCTTACTCCCGGGCTAGCTGATCCGCCCCTAACCCCGCAAGGAGAGCAACGCGCCCTGGCCCTGCGCGATTCCCTGCTGAACCGCAACGTGGCAGCCATTTTTACCACCAATACCACCCGCACCCGGGCCACCGCTGCCCCCTTAGCAGCGGCCCGCAACCTTACCCCGGAAGTATATGATGCCAAGAAGCTGTCCGCCTTGGCCGCGCGCATCCGCAAAGACTTTGCGGGCCGCACGGTACTGGTTGTTGGTCATTCCAACACCATGCTGGAAACGGTAGAAGCGCTGGGCGCGGAGCGGCCCGTTCCGGCTGTTGGTGATTTGCAATATGACTATTTGCTGGAGGTGCAGGTGCCTCAACAGGAAAAAGACCGTCCTTCAGCCATAGCACGGCGGTTTGGAGCTATCCGGTAG
- a CDS encoding M20/M25/M40 family metallo-hydrolase, whose amino-acid sequence MRFSTCRGVLAGLLAAAATLPAAAQSASSKTDSVTIRRLYDEALLRGQSYENLRTLTGTIGGRLSGSPQAEKAVQWGKEVMEKMGLDRVYLQEVMVPHWERGAKEKAKAKPAKGKSIDFNVCALGGSVGTNGKLKAQVVEVRTWEELAALPDDKVRGKLVFYNRPMNPTYIETGHAYGEAGDQRRKGAIEAAKRGAVGALVRSLSLAHDDFPHTGTMSYDDKVTKVPAAALSTNGADQLSAMLKENPSLTFELEMNCRQLPEVKSYNVVGEIKGSKYPNEIIAVGGHLDSWDLGQGAHDDGTGCVQSMEVLRLLKATGQRPERTIRAVLFMNEENGNRGGTKYAELAKAAGEKHLAAMESDGGGFTPRGFSVEGSPAMVQRLQQWQPMFRPYGSGEITAGHGGTDIGPLKDQAQVLIGYDCDSQRYFDIHHTAADTFDKVNRRELELGNASMAALVYLLSKYGL is encoded by the coding sequence ATGCGTTTTTCCACGTGCCGGGGCGTTCTGGCAGGTTTGTTGGCGGCTGCCGCTACGTTGCCCGCCGCCGCCCAGTCAGCTAGTTCCAAAACCGATTCCGTTACCATTCGCCGCCTCTACGATGAAGCCCTGCTACGGGGGCAGAGCTACGAAAACCTCCGCACGCTCACCGGCACCATTGGCGGCCGGTTAAGCGGCTCGCCGCAGGCTGAAAAGGCCGTGCAGTGGGGCAAAGAGGTAATGGAGAAGATGGGCCTGGACCGCGTGTATCTGCAGGAAGTAATGGTGCCGCACTGGGAGCGAGGCGCTAAGGAAAAGGCCAAAGCCAAACCCGCCAAAGGCAAAAGCATCGATTTCAACGTATGCGCCCTCGGCGGCTCCGTGGGTACCAATGGCAAGCTGAAAGCCCAGGTAGTGGAAGTACGCACCTGGGAGGAGCTGGCCGCCCTGCCCGACGACAAAGTGCGCGGCAAGCTGGTGTTCTACAACCGCCCCATGAATCCTACCTACATTGAAACCGGCCATGCTTATGGTGAGGCCGGCGACCAGCGCCGCAAAGGCGCCATTGAGGCCGCTAAGCGCGGCGCGGTAGGGGCGCTGGTGCGCAGCCTCTCCCTGGCCCACGACGACTTCCCCCACACCGGCACCATGAGCTACGACGACAAGGTGACCAAAGTGCCCGCTGCCGCCCTCAGCACCAACGGCGCCGACCAGCTCAGCGCCATGCTCAAGGAAAATCCCTCGCTCACCTTTGAGCTGGAAATGAACTGCCGCCAGCTGCCCGAGGTGAAATCCTACAACGTGGTAGGCGAAATCAAAGGCTCTAAATACCCCAATGAAATCATTGCCGTAGGCGGCCACCTCGACTCCTGGGACCTGGGCCAGGGTGCTCACGATGATGGTACCGGCTGTGTACAGAGCATGGAAGTGCTGCGCCTGCTGAAAGCCACCGGCCAGCGCCCCGAGCGTACTATTCGGGCGGTGCTGTTTATGAACGAGGAAAACGGCAACCGTGGCGGCACCAAATATGCTGAGCTGGCCAAGGCAGCCGGCGAAAAGCACCTGGCGGCTATGGAGTCGGATGGGGGCGGGTTCACACCGCGCGGCTTTTCCGTAGAAGGCTCGCCGGCTATGGTGCAGCGCCTGCAGCAGTGGCAGCCCATGTTCCGGCCCTACGGTAGCGGCGAGATTACTGCCGGCCACGGCGGCACCGACATTGGCCCGCTAAAAGACCAGGCCCAGGTGCTCATCGGCTACGACTGTGACTCCCAGCGCTATTTCGATATTCACCATACCGCCGCCGATACCTTTGATAAGGTAAACCGCCGGGAGCTGGAACTGGGCAACGCCAGCATGGCCGCGCTGGTTTACCTGCTCAGCAAATACGGATTGTAA
- a CDS encoding 2'-5' RNA ligase family protein codes for MMYLVAVLAPEPVYSAVWAMKQEVHAQTGSRNAVRLPPHITLLPPWHQPPEKEEGLISCLQSIAQQLPAFAAEVQDFAWFGHRTLFVRVLPHPQWPVLHQTLEMQCAAWLPKATANPRPFTPHMTLATRDLPAKLVPHLREQFAQRHYQAAFPVQNMTLFRHDGQHWQPINTFPFAAEAVS; via the coding sequence ATGATGTACTTAGTTGCAGTGCTGGCCCCGGAGCCGGTATATAGCGCTGTTTGGGCCATGAAACAGGAAGTGCACGCGCAAACCGGCAGCCGCAATGCCGTGCGCCTGCCCCCGCACATCACCCTTCTGCCGCCGTGGCATCAGCCCCCGGAGAAAGAAGAAGGCCTGATAAGCTGCCTGCAAAGCATAGCGCAACAGCTGCCCGCTTTTGCTGCCGAGGTGCAGGATTTTGCCTGGTTTGGTCACCGCACGCTGTTTGTGCGGGTGCTGCCCCACCCGCAGTGGCCGGTTTTGCACCAAACCCTGGAAATGCAGTGCGCCGCCTGGCTGCCCAAAGCCACCGCCAATCCGCGCCCGTTCACGCCCCACATGACACTGGCCACCCGCGACCTGCCGGCCAAGCTGGTGCCCCATCTCCGGGAGCAGTTTGCCCAGCGCCACTACCAGGCCGCTTTCCCGGTCCAGAACATGACGCTCTTTCGGCACGATGGGCAGCACTGGCAACCCATTAACACGTTCCCCTTCGCGGCGGAAGCAGTATCTTAG
- a CDS encoding flagellar motor protein MotB — translation MSYRLPHTVLASLLGASLLIGTSSCVSTKKYKALQQQNSDLQASKTALEQDKARTEEELRNNLSNKNQQVNQLNENLSGAQQANSALSADLRTKEARIAEMQRILDQKDQAVKALRQKVADALLGFNANDLQVNLKNGKVYVSLSEQLLFKSGSTKVDPKGQEALKKLAAALKGNQDVNVLVEGHTDNVPIARGTAGMKDNWDLSVLRATEITRILTQSGLNSTQVTPSGRSQYVPVAANDSPTNKALNRRTEIILTPKLDELFQILEQN, via the coding sequence ATGTCCTACCGCCTCCCCCACACCGTGCTTGCCTCTTTGCTGGGCGCCAGCCTGTTAATTGGCACCTCTTCCTGCGTATCAACCAAAAAGTATAAAGCCCTGCAACAGCAGAACTCTGACCTGCAGGCTTCGAAAACGGCCCTGGAGCAGGACAAAGCGCGCACCGAAGAAGAGCTGCGCAATAATTTGAGCAACAAGAACCAGCAGGTAAATCAGCTGAATGAAAACCTGAGCGGTGCCCAGCAGGCCAACTCGGCCCTTTCCGCCGACCTGCGCACCAAGGAAGCGCGCATTGCCGAAATGCAGCGCATTCTGGATCAGAAAGATCAGGCCGTGAAAGCCCTGCGCCAGAAAGTAGCCGATGCCCTTTTAGGCTTTAATGCCAATGATTTGCAGGTAAACCTCAAAAACGGCAAAGTATACGTTTCCCTCTCCGAGCAGCTGCTTTTCAAATCGGGCTCAACCAAAGTAGACCCTAAAGGTCAGGAAGCCCTCAAAAAGCTGGCCGCCGCCCTGAAAGGCAATCAGGACGTAAACGTGCTGGTGGAAGGCCATACCGATAATGTGCCCATAGCCCGCGGCACGGCTGGCATGAAGGACAACTGGGACCTGAGCGTGCTGCGCGCCACGGAAATCACCCGCATTCTGACGCAATCCGGCCTCAACTCAACGCAGGTGACGCCCTCCGGCCGCTCGCAGTACGTGCCCGTAGCCGCCAACGACAGCCCCACCAACAAAGCCCTGAACCGGCGCACGGAAATTATTCTGACTCCTAAGCTGGACGAGCTTTTCCAGATTCTGGAGCAGAATTAA